The segment AATGTTTATCTTAGAGAAGCTGATTGGAATACAAAAACCGGTATTTTTCACAGATATACACATTCACGTTCCATAAACGAAATGCAAAGACTGTTAGCAACGGTACATCAATATGCAATATGGGATGATCATGATTTCGGCCCGAACAATTCAGACAAAGGATTTTGGAATAAAAATATGACATTAGAAGCTTTTAAATTATTTTGGGCAAATCCCTCTTACGGAGTAGGTAACATAAAAGGAGCAATATCTTATTTTAACTGGGGAGATTGCGACTTTTTTTTGCTGGATAACAGATATTACAGAGACCCAAACAGACTTAAAACTGATAATAAAACAATATTAGGGGAAAAACAATTAGAGTGGCTTAAAGATGCATTAGTTTACAGCAATGCAAACTTTAAGTTTGTAGTTATGGGGGGGCAATTTTTAACCACCGCCGGTTTATTTGAAGTATATTCAAACTATGGATTTTCTGATGAAAGAAATGAAATAATTGAATTTATTCATAAGCACGAAATCAGAAATGTAATCTTCCTGACCGGCGACAGACATCATTCAGAAATCAGTATTTTAGACCGTGCCGAAAAACCTGTAATTTATGATATTACAACATCTCCGTTTACATCGGGAGTTGCTACAAAGTGGGAAAATGAAATAAATCAGTTGCGTGTTAAAGGTTCATTAATCAATGATCATAATTTCTCAGTTTT is part of the Bacteroidales bacterium genome and harbors:
- a CDS encoding alkaline phosphatase family protein, which produces MKSKLILLAILFLQTIIITAQKNLLQSGPMIGYSEMKEVMLWVQTNKKSEVYILYYSKSQPEIKHRTNTVITSKDKAYTAHLLADELEPGQVYNYDLYINNKIVKFDYKTSFQTLPLWQWRTDPPEINFVTGSGAYINEEKYDRPGKGYGSNYQIYENIADKNPDFMIWLGDNVYLREADWNTKTGIFHRYTHSRSINEMQRLLATVHQYAIWDDHDFGPNNSDKGFWNKNMTLEAFKLFWANPSYGVGNIKGAISYFNWGDCDFFLLDNRYYRDPNRLKTDNKTILGEKQLEWLKDALVYSNANFKFVVMGGQFLTTAGLFEVYSNYGFSDERNEIIEFIHKHEIRNVIFLTGDRHHSEISILDRAEKPVIYDITTSPFTSGVATKWENEINQLRVKGSLINDHNFSVFNITGKRKDRILTVTFYDKEGNKIFDYQIKNEKKEDRKLKKLD